Proteins encoded together in one Desulfosporosinus meridiei DSM 13257 window:
- the dsrM gene encoding sulfate reduction electron transfer complex DsrMKJOP subunit DsrM, protein MKVLYSFITVIVLIIVASIGASITNLHYVFGIIIPYLAFIMFVGGFIYRVVKWGQSPVPFRIPTTIGQQKSLPWIKQNKIENPTSAFYVVVRMAMEIFFFRSLFRNTKTELREGKNGPHLAYGSAKWLWLGSLLFHWSFLIILVRHLRLFLEPIPSFVKLLESVDGMLQIGLPQLYLTDMFILVALTFLFLRRVCIPRVKYISLPADYFPLFILMSVAVSGILMRYFYKVDLIAVKQLAIGLATFQPVLPTDIGPMFFIHIFMVSILFAYFPMSKLMHMGGIFMSPTRNMISNNRMVRHINPWNPEVEVHTYEQYEDEFREKMKKAGIPVEKE, encoded by the coding sequence GTGAAAGTCTTGTATTCTTTCATCACAGTCATTGTACTCATTATAGTGGCCAGCATAGGAGCTAGTATTACAAATTTACATTATGTCTTTGGTATTATCATTCCTTATCTAGCCTTCATCATGTTTGTAGGTGGGTTCATTTACCGAGTCGTTAAGTGGGGGCAGTCACCGGTACCCTTCCGGATACCTACAACAATTGGACAGCAAAAATCACTTCCTTGGATTAAGCAAAATAAGATTGAAAATCCAACAAGCGCTTTTTATGTCGTTGTTAGAATGGCTATGGAAATTTTCTTTTTCCGATCGTTGTTCCGCAATACAAAGACTGAGTTAAGAGAAGGGAAAAATGGCCCGCATCTCGCCTACGGCTCGGCAAAATGGCTTTGGTTAGGTAGTTTGTTATTTCACTGGTCCTTCTTAATCATCCTGGTCAGACATTTAAGGCTCTTTTTAGAACCTATCCCTTCATTTGTAAAACTCCTTGAAAGTGTCGATGGTATGCTGCAAATAGGATTACCACAGCTGTACTTGACAGACATGTTTATCCTAGTGGCACTAACATTTTTATTTCTTAGGAGGGTATGTATTCCAAGAGTTAAATACATCTCGCTTCCAGCGGATTATTTTCCTCTGTTCATACTGATGAGCGTTGCTGTATCAGGGATTTTGATGCGTTACTTCTATAAGGTAGATCTTATTGCAGTCAAACAATTAGCAATTGGATTAGCTACTTTTCAACCTGTTCTTCCTACTGACATTGGACCGATGTTCTTTATTCACATCTTCATGGTAAGCATTCTGTTTGCTTATTTCCCAATGAGTAAGTTGATGCATATGGGCGGTATTTTCATGAGCCCAACGCGAAATATGATCAGCAACAACCGGATGGTTCGACACATCAATCCCTGGAACCCTGAAGTAGAAGTTCATACTTATGAACAGTATGAAGACGAGTTCAGGGAGAAAATGAAAAAAGCTGGTATACCGGTAGAAAAGGAGTGA
- the dsrK gene encoding sulfate reduction electron transfer complex DsrMKJOP subunit DsrK: MAPKVKLPKPGELSKIDFKLPAADWMDTPVEFKPGTFCWGSKEKDLMTLGLPNARSWQPTDEDWNVPEGWETTILDGIAERLSKYRSFKIFMDICVRCGACADKCHFYIASGDPKNMPVLRAELLRSVYKRYFTKSGKFLGRLAGARDLDMNVLKEWWSYFFQCTECRRCSVFCPYGIDQAEVTIIGRELLNLVGLNIDWISGPAAACYMKGNHLGLEPHAIKGNIESMVDDIEDITGIRVNPTFNRKGAEILFVTPSGDLLGEPGVYTCMGYMMLFHELGLDYTWSTYASEGGNFGFFTSNDTAKKLNYKIYAEAKRLGVKYIIGGECGHMWRVLNQYMDTWHGPADFLEVPVSPITGTVFENAKSTKMIHISEFTADLIKHNKLKLDPSRNDNLKVTFHDSCNPSRGMGLLDEPREVIKAVCNHFYEMPENTIREKTFCCGAGSGLNASENMEQRMRGGFPRANAVKYVREKHGVNMLANICAVDRAHLPALMDYWNPGVGVTGVTELLANALVMKGEKERETNLRFEDLPEKGGNE, encoded by the coding sequence ATGGCACCGAAAGTAAAACTTCCTAAACCGGGAGAACTATCGAAGATAGATTTTAAGCTTCCGGCAGCGGATTGGATGGATACACCAGTTGAGTTCAAGCCAGGGACCTTTTGTTGGGGATCAAAAGAAAAAGATTTGATGACATTAGGTTTACCGAACGCAAGATCTTGGCAGCCAACCGACGAAGACTGGAATGTACCAGAGGGCTGGGAAACTACTATCTTGGATGGAATTGCAGAACGACTAAGTAAGTACCGCTCCTTCAAAATTTTTATGGATATATGTGTAAGATGTGGTGCTTGCGCTGATAAATGTCACTTTTATATCGCTTCAGGCGATCCGAAGAACATGCCTGTTTTGAGGGCAGAACTGCTAAGATCTGTCTATAAACGGTATTTCACCAAATCAGGAAAATTCCTTGGTCGCTTAGCAGGAGCAAGAGACCTGGACATGAACGTACTCAAGGAATGGTGGTCCTACTTCTTCCAATGTACAGAATGTCGTCGCTGTTCCGTGTTCTGTCCATATGGTATTGACCAAGCAGAGGTTACCATTATTGGCCGGGAACTTCTGAATTTAGTCGGTTTAAACATCGATTGGATTTCTGGACCTGCTGCTGCCTGTTATATGAAGGGTAATCACCTTGGATTAGAGCCCCACGCAATTAAAGGGAACATTGAATCCATGGTCGATGATATTGAAGATATAACCGGTATCAGAGTAAATCCTACCTTCAATCGTAAAGGTGCCGAGATATTGTTTGTTACTCCATCAGGTGACCTGTTAGGAGAGCCTGGGGTTTATACCTGCATGGGTTATATGATGCTTTTCCATGAGTTGGGGCTGGATTATACTTGGAGCACCTATGCTTCCGAGGGTGGTAACTTTGGTTTCTTCACATCCAACGATACTGCGAAAAAACTCAATTACAAGATTTATGCTGAAGCAAAACGTCTAGGAGTTAAATATATCATTGGCGGAGAGTGCGGTCATATGTGGCGTGTTCTTAACCAATATATGGATACCTGGCATGGACCAGCTGACTTTCTAGAAGTTCCGGTTTCGCCTATTACCGGAACAGTCTTTGAAAATGCTAAATCTACAAAGATGATTCATATTTCCGAATTTACGGCAGATTTAATCAAACACAATAAGTTGAAACTTGACCCAAGCCGTAATGACAACCTGAAGGTAACCTTCCACGACTCATGTAACCCTTCAAGAGGTATGGGTTTGCTTGATGAACCAAGAGAAGTCATTAAAGCAGTATGTAACCACTTCTATGAAATGCCAGAAAACACTATTAGAGAAAAGACATTCTGTTGTGGAGCAGGTTCAGGGCTCAATGCTTCGGAAAATATGGAACAACGTATGAGAGGCGGATTCCCTCGAGCGAATGCTGTTAAGTATGTCAGAGAAAAGCACGGCGTTAACATGCTGGCCAACATTTGTGCAGTTGACCGGGCTCATCTGCCGGCACTGATGGACTACTGGAATCCTGGAGTAGGGGTTACCGGTGTGACCGAGTTGCTAGCCAATGCTTTAGTGATGAAAGGTGAAAAAGAAAGAGAAACCAACCTACGCTTTGAAGACTTGCCGGAAAAAGGGGGTAATGAGTAA
- the dsrJ gene encoding sulfate reduction electron transfer complex DsrMKJOP subunit DsrJ: protein MYKGGRIIASLVIFVGIFTIPFFYNLGKANAGPEIDAKQLADFQSIEPSVNMIANHPQMFNQWRDELVRNGKTVYVNSEGKEIDISIENLEGADPSGQFCVSCHDYTAVEPTCWDCHSGPEGATK, encoded by the coding sequence ATGTATAAAGGCGGAAGAATTATTGCTTCACTCGTTATCTTTGTTGGGATTTTCACCATCCCCTTTTTCTACAACTTAGGAAAAGCTAATGCGGGACCTGAAATAGATGCCAAGCAGCTTGCAGATTTTCAAAGTATTGAGCCTAGTGTAAATATGATTGCTAATCACCCTCAAATGTTCAATCAATGGCGTGACGAATTAGTTCGGAATGGTAAGACAGTATATGTTAACAGTGAAGGAAAAGAGATTGACATCAGCATCGAGAATTTAGAGGGAGCAGATCCATCCGGTCAATTTTGTGTATCCTGCCATGATTATACTGCTGTAGAACCCACTTGTTGGGATTGCCATTCTGGTCCAGAGGGGGCAACGAAATGA
- the dsrO gene encoding sulfate reduction electron transfer complex DsrMKJOP subunit DsrO — protein sequence MSVNRRQFLKRAAALTALGIGGSFALTGIRGKVADAASKSGFKETGKGLKATHWAMVVDMSKFKTKADIERVIESCDKIHNIPHFDNPKDEIKWIWEDNFEHTFTGAQNHLLSEEFKELPFIVMCNHCEHPACVKACPTGATFKMDNGIVEMDFHRCIGCRFCMGACPFGARSFNFTDPRPYIKEITPDFPTRTIGVVEKCTFCVERLEEGLMPACVDASKGGLIFGDLDNPNSEVRKIVSSKFTIRRKPELGTQPSVYYLVGGGDDV from the coding sequence ATGAGTGTAAATAGACGACAATTTCTAAAACGTGCGGCCGCTCTAACGGCTTTAGGTATTGGGGGCTCTTTCGCCTTAACTGGGATTCGCGGAAAAGTTGCAGATGCAGCATCCAAATCAGGCTTTAAAGAAACCGGCAAAGGACTTAAAGCCACACATTGGGCAATGGTTGTTGATATGAGCAAGTTTAAAACGAAAGCCGATATTGAGCGTGTGATCGAGTCATGTGACAAGATTCATAACATTCCTCACTTTGATAATCCTAAAGATGAAATTAAATGGATATGGGAAGATAATTTCGAGCATACATTTACAGGAGCTCAAAATCACCTATTATCAGAAGAATTTAAGGAATTGCCATTCATAGTAATGTGTAATCACTGTGAGCATCCGGCTTGTGTTAAAGCATGTCCTACCGGGGCAACCTTTAAAATGGACAATGGTATTGTGGAAATGGATTTCCACCGTTGTATTGGCTGCCGATTCTGCATGGGTGCATGTCCTTTTGGTGCCAGAAGCTTCAATTTCACGGATCCAAGACCATATATCAAAGAAATTACTCCTGACTTTCCAACTCGAACCATTGGAGTTGTCGAGAAGTGTACTTTCTGTGTTGAACGATTGGAAGAAGGGTTAATGCCTGCGTGTGTTGATGCTTCTAAAGGCGGCTTAATTTTCGGAGATTTGGATAATCCTAATTCAGAAGTCCGCAAAATTGTAAGTTCTAAATTTACCATACGGAGAAAACCCGAACTTGGTACTCAACCGAGTGTTTACTACCTTGTAGGAGGTGGAGACGATGTTTGA
- the dsrP gene encoding sulfate reduction electron transfer complex DsrMKJOP subunit DsrP, producing the protein MFEKALTGSKRYWTWIFFLLAVIAVGVLAYFRQFDQGLGLTGMSRDVSWGLYIAQFTFLVGVAASAVMLVTPYYLHDFKRFGKMVILGEFLAIGAVIMCILFIFVDVGQPMRILNVLLYPQLHSVMFYDMCVLCGYLAINLVVGWTTLGAEKKGTPPPKWVKPIIYLSIPWAFSIHTVTAFLYAGLPGRHFWTTAIMAARFLASAFAAGPALLIILALIVRKVSKFDPDPGVGAIQSLVKIIRYAMIANVFFYICEVFTAFYSNSPDEMAPFKYVFVGLDGHNSLVPFMWIATILAFVGIALLIFPTRTNPVLLPIALLSIFTANWIDKGIVLILAGFVPNSFERVTEYFPTMNELAIVVGIYAIGALIVTVLYKVAISVREQNI; encoded by the coding sequence ATGTTTGAAAAAGCTCTGACAGGGAGTAAACGCTACTGGACTTGGATTTTTTTCCTGCTGGCAGTGATTGCTGTAGGTGTTTTAGCCTATTTTAGACAGTTCGATCAAGGTCTCGGACTTACTGGAATGAGCCGTGACGTATCCTGGGGATTATATATTGCCCAGTTTACATTCTTGGTAGGTGTTGCTGCATCAGCGGTTATGCTTGTTACACCTTATTATCTACACGATTTTAAACGGTTTGGGAAAATGGTTATCCTTGGAGAGTTCTTGGCCATTGGTGCCGTGATCATGTGTATCTTGTTCATCTTCGTTGACGTTGGACAGCCAATGAGGATTTTGAATGTTTTACTTTATCCTCAATTACATTCAGTTATGTTCTACGATATGTGTGTATTGTGCGGCTATCTGGCCATCAACCTAGTTGTAGGTTGGACTACTCTTGGTGCTGAAAAGAAGGGTACTCCGCCTCCTAAATGGGTTAAACCTATTATCTATCTGTCAATTCCTTGGGCTTTTAGTATCCACACCGTAACAGCCTTTTTATATGCCGGCCTTCCCGGAAGACATTTTTGGACAACAGCCATTATGGCTGCACGCTTTCTAGCTTCTGCATTTGCAGCGGGACCTGCGCTTCTTATTATTCTTGCTTTGATCGTTAGAAAGGTCAGCAAATTTGATCCGGATCCGGGTGTTGGAGCAATTCAGTCTCTTGTCAAGATTATTCGTTATGCTATGATCGCCAACGTATTCTTCTATATCTGCGAGGTGTTCACAGCATTTTACAGTAATTCCCCTGATGAAATGGCACCCTTTAAGTATGTTTTCGTTGGACTTGATGGGCATAATAGTCTAGTACCCTTTATGTGGATAGCAACGATTCTTGCGTTTGTTGGTATAGCATTGTTGATTTTCCCAACACGTACGAATCCGGTATTATTACCGATTGCTCTTTTATCAATTTTTACAGCCAACTGGATTGATAAAGGTATTGTGCTGATCTTAGCCGGCTTTGTTCCGAACTCTTTTGAACGAGTCACGGAATACTTTCCGACGATGAATGAGCTTGCCATCGTTGTTGGGATATATGCTATTGGGGCACTGATTGTAACAGTCCTTTATAAGGTTGCAATTTCAGTGCGTGAACAAAATATTTAA
- a CDS encoding TusE/DsrC/DsvC family sulfur relay protein, whose product MAQLVVGDVTVELDEDGFLEDFAVWNEEVAKALAVTEEVPELTEEHWAMINYLRGYFDQFGVAPMVRKMVKDTGYDQKKIYELFPAGPGKGACKIAGLPKPTGCV is encoded by the coding sequence ATGGCTCAACTAGTAGTAGGAGATGTAACTGTTGAACTGGACGAAGACGGTTTTCTTGAGGATTTTGCAGTATGGAATGAAGAAGTAGCTAAAGCACTTGCTGTCACAGAGGAAGTACCAGAACTTACAGAAGAACACTGGGCAATGATCAACTATCTCAGAGGTTATTTTGATCAATTCGGTGTTGCTCCAATGGTTCGTAAAATGGTTAAAGACACTGGCTACGACCAAAAGAAAATTTATGAACTGTTCCCAGCTGGCCCTGGAAAAGGCGCTTGTAAAATTGCTGGACTTCCAAAACCAACTGGTTGCGTATAA
- a CDS encoding lipoate--protein ligase: MGVFKVKYLEYEAKIVCSTSLDPWHNLALEEYLFREIKHNQVFLYLWQNQNTVVIGRNQNAWKECRCNELEQAGGKLARRLSGGGAVYHDLGNLNFTFIMDRTKYDLEKQLKVILEAVRTFNINAQFTGRNDLTVEGRKFSGNAFYFERDKAYHHGTILIDVDVAKLAAYLQVSKEKIVSKGVDSVQARVGNLNLFSSEISIESMKSALMKSFQELYGKVSEPPIIVSDTTFPLENLYKKYSSWDWLYGKTPNFDMVLSTRFPWGGIELGLTLANGLIKDAKIYSDAMNSHLIDRIALTLLKLPLQIDLIVNAIRGINVDQEDQVIIDDLINWILSGVI, encoded by the coding sequence ATGGGAGTGTTTAAAGTGAAATATCTTGAGTATGAAGCAAAAATCGTTTGCTCAACTTCCCTCGACCCCTGGCATAATCTTGCTTTAGAAGAGTATTTATTCAGGGAGATTAAACATAATCAAGTTTTTTTATATCTGTGGCAAAACCAGAATACTGTAGTCATTGGCAGAAACCAGAATGCCTGGAAAGAGTGTCGTTGCAATGAATTAGAACAAGCTGGCGGAAAGTTAGCACGTCGTCTTTCAGGTGGAGGTGCGGTCTATCATGACTTAGGGAATCTAAACTTCACCTTCATTATGGACAGAACCAAATATGATTTAGAAAAACAATTAAAAGTAATTTTAGAAGCTGTAAGGACATTTAATATTAATGCTCAATTCACAGGTCGTAATGACTTGACGGTAGAAGGGCGCAAGTTCTCTGGAAATGCTTTTTACTTTGAACGAGATAAAGCATATCATCATGGAACAATTTTGATTGACGTTGACGTAGCTAAACTCGCTGCTTACCTTCAAGTATCAAAAGAAAAGATAGTATCTAAGGGAGTGGACTCCGTTCAGGCCAGGGTAGGGAATTTAAATCTATTTAGTTCGGAAATATCCATTGAGTCAATGAAATCTGCTCTAATGAAAAGTTTCCAAGAGCTTTATGGCAAAGTTTCTGAACCTCCTATAATAGTGAGCGATACAACATTTCCTCTTGAAAATCTATATAAGAAATATTCATCATGGGATTGGCTTTACGGTAAAACACCTAATTTTGATATGGTTCTTTCAACTCGGTTTCCTTGGGGGGGAATAGAGTTGGGTTTAACATTAGCAAACGGATTGATCAAGGATGCTAAAATATATTCAGATGCAATGAATAGCCATTTAATAGACAGGATAGCCTTAACACTCCTAAAGTTACCTTTGCAAATAGACTTAATAGTAAATGCGATCAGAGGAATCAATGTTGACCAAGAGGATCAAGTGATAATTGATGATCTGATAAATTGGATTTTAAGTGGCGTGATCTAA
- a CDS encoding glutathionylspermidine synthase family protein, translated as MPADLSYSKIRELLYTPLREVFSWDRIDGVEYGLAGIHYISPEFRQEIAWATEALGKIFAKTVYAVQTADDALLMELGIPQEAIPAARVIVKPDLVTAIGRFDFINTSEGLKMIEFNSDTPTSVVEAFFVNHKASAFFGAQSLNEGMEANIRDVFAEMLQSYKELGYEIDSIVFSALGWHDEDRDTVKYLMKQSGLTAKFVALEDLRIFDDRLCALINDQLLPIDVWYRLHALEKLVEDKDEADNYPTGAHVLDLVARGKLAIINPPSAFVAQSKALLSLIWNLHEAGEFFTPTEHHIIEKYMLPTYMENQFQDKAAYVTKPIFGREGGAVCLYESNGELVEKDNDSCYWEQPMVFQKRVEMEEVECNTEHGLFRGRLLWGSFLVGGKASAISARIGGRITGNLACYLPTGVKQVERSYRE; from the coding sequence GTGCCAGCTGACCTTTCCTATTCGAAGATCAGGGAACTGCTTTACACACCTCTGCGGGAAGTTTTTTCCTGGGATCGTATTGATGGGGTTGAGTATGGATTGGCTGGAATTCATTATATAAGCCCTGAATTTCGCCAGGAAATTGCCTGGGCAACTGAAGCATTAGGGAAAATTTTTGCAAAAACTGTCTATGCGGTTCAAACTGCAGATGATGCACTATTGATGGAATTAGGAATTCCCCAGGAAGCGATCCCTGCAGCTCGTGTTATAGTGAAACCTGATCTGGTGACAGCGATTGGTCGGTTTGATTTCATTAATACCTCTGAAGGATTGAAGATGATAGAGTTTAACTCTGATACACCAACAAGTGTTGTCGAAGCGTTCTTTGTTAATCATAAAGCAAGTGCATTTTTCGGCGCTCAAAGCCTAAATGAAGGGATGGAAGCTAATATCCGAGATGTTTTTGCAGAGATGCTTCAATCCTATAAAGAGCTTGGTTACGAAATAGATTCAATAGTGTTTAGTGCCTTGGGGTGGCACGATGAGGACAGAGATACTGTGAAATACTTAATGAAGCAATCAGGACTCACGGCAAAATTTGTTGCTCTTGAAGACTTGAGGATCTTTGATGATCGATTGTGTGCATTAATTAACGATCAGCTCTTACCCATTGACGTATGGTATCGGCTTCATGCTTTAGAGAAATTGGTTGAAGATAAGGATGAAGCGGATAATTATCCTACGGGAGCTCATGTTCTCGATCTTGTAGCTAGAGGAAAGCTGGCAATAATTAACCCTCCATCAGCTTTTGTCGCTCAATCAAAGGCTCTTCTTAGTCTCATTTGGAATTTACACGAAGCAGGCGAGTTTTTTACTCCTACAGAGCATCACATAATTGAAAAGTATATGCTTCCTACATACATGGAAAACCAGTTCCAAGATAAAGCTGCGTATGTTACCAAACCGATATTTGGGCGAGAAGGCGGAGCAGTTTGTTTATATGAATCAAACGGAGAGCTAGTTGAAAAAGACAATGATAGTTGTTATTGGGAACAGCCTATGGTCTTTCAGAAACGAGTCGAGATGGAAGAAGTTGAATGTAATACAGAGCATGGTCTGTTTAGAGGCAGATTGCTTTGGGGTTCCTTCTTAGTTGGAGGAAAAGCATCTGCAATAAGTGCGCGGATAGGTGGTAGAATAACAGGCAATTTAGCATGCTATTTACCTACCGGAGTAAAACAAGTTGAACGTTCTTACAGAGAATAA
- a CDS encoding DUF350 domain-containing protein — translation MYLMNFLMYLGVTIPLMIISMALFSLTTPYKEFKILADGDDLDNLRKVSAAKAVAFDLGGKVLGTAILLASAIYHSIDLWDMVVWTMTGTISLIIVYWLFELLTPAIKVRQEIPNGNIGVGFFSFCLSVATGVLMASLISY, via the coding sequence ATGTATTTAATGAATTTTTTAATGTATTTAGGTGTAACAATTCCCTTAATGATTATCTCGATGGCTCTTTTTTCCTTAACGACACCCTACAAAGAATTTAAAATCCTTGCTGATGGGGATGATTTGGATAACCTACGTAAAGTGTCAGCAGCAAAAGCAGTGGCCTTTGATCTTGGTGGTAAAGTATTAGGAACAGCAATATTGCTTGCCTCTGCCATTTACCACTCAATCGATCTCTGGGACATGGTTGTTTGGACAATGACCGGAACTATTTCTCTAATCATAGTGTATTGGTTGTTTGAACTATTAACGCCTGCAATAAAAGTGCGCCAGGAAATTCCTAATGGGAATATTGGAGTAGGTTTTTTCTCCTTTTGTTTAAGTGTTGCGACTGGGGTTTTGATGGCTTCATTAATAAGTTATTAG
- a CDS encoding ABC transporter ATP-binding protein: MEKVIEILNLTKTYGNGRGIYDLNLDIYKGDIFGFLGPNGAGKTTAMKIMTGLIRPENGDVKILGHSVIEEYEKAMAKVGCLIEIAESYQFLSAFENLKQIARYYPDVDYKRIDEVLELTGMYKFKHEKTKKFSLGMKQRLGLAAAVLSRPKVVILDEPLNGLDVEGMIDIRKMIQSLAEKEQTTFFISSHLIHDVELTCNRIGVIYNGRILNVENTDAILKNYATLENYFVSEVERNGRVSSSAS, translated from the coding sequence ATGGAAAAGGTTATTGAGATTTTAAACTTGACGAAAACATACGGAAATGGTCGTGGAATATACGATTTAAATCTGGATATTTATAAAGGAGATATCTTTGGATTTCTGGGGCCCAATGGTGCCGGAAAAACAACGGCCATGAAAATCATGACGGGTCTGATTCGACCGGAAAATGGGGATGTAAAAATTTTGGGTCATAGTGTCATAGAAGAATATGAAAAAGCTATGGCTAAGGTGGGATGTTTGATTGAAATTGCAGAGTCCTACCAATTCTTAAGTGCCTTTGAAAATCTGAAACAAATAGCTCGTTATTATCCCGATGTAGATTATAAAAGAATTGATGAGGTCTTAGAACTTACAGGAATGTACAAGTTTAAACATGAAAAGACGAAAAAATTCTCTTTAGGGATGAAGCAACGCTTAGGTCTGGCTGCTGCCGTATTATCAAGACCAAAGGTTGTTATTCTTGATGAGCCTCTAAATGGGCTTGATGTCGAGGGAATGATTGATATTCGTAAAATGATTCAGAGCTTAGCGGAAAAGGAACAAACGACATTTTTTATTTCCAGTCACTTAATTCACGATGTGGAGTTAACTTGTAACCGAATCGGTGTAATCTACAATGGAAGAATACTAAATGTCGAAAATACTGATGCAATTTTAAAGAACTATGCGACACTAGAAAATTACTTTGTAAGTGAGGTAGAGAGAAATGGCCGTGTTTCAAGCAGCGCTTCTTAA
- a CDS encoding ABC transporter permease, producing MAVFQAALLNEIEKLYRKKKVLVAILLSLAVIVIGQLVIVGVRSGFGLRGTGSVEFPMLVLSVVVNTILPLFTALVTIDSFSGEFSQNSMRITLTRPISRFKIYTAKITSIIIFILGALLLLLVFSMLAGFIFNANSASFDSLGRTVFSYLVSILPMTVLALGIVLLANIFRSGIAVFFISILIFLAFKVLGLLFSQYSSLFLTTQLDWYNLFLVNSFPLAKIARQFLIMLGSGIMLFSAGFYIFDKKEF from the coding sequence ATGGCCGTGTTTCAAGCAGCGCTTCTTAATGAAATTGAGAAGCTCTACAGAAAGAAAAAAGTATTAGTTGCCATTTTGCTGTCTCTTGCCGTAATTGTTATCGGACAGTTGGTGATTGTGGGAGTAAGAAGTGGATTTGGACTTAGAGGAACGGGCAGTGTAGAATTTCCTATGCTCGTTTTGTCTGTAGTAGTGAACACCATATTGCCTTTATTTACAGCTTTAGTGACAATCGACAGTTTTTCTGGGGAGTTTAGTCAAAATAGTATGCGCATAACTCTTACTCGACCTATTAGTAGGTTTAAGATCTATACAGCTAAGATTACATCAATAATCATATTTATCTTGGGAGCGCTTCTTCTTCTGCTCGTTTTTTCAATGCTTGCAGGATTTATATTCAATGCCAATTCAGCGTCCTTTGATTCTCTAGGGAGAACAGTCTTTTCCTACCTGGTTAGTATTCTTCCCATGACAGTTTTAGCCTTAGGAATTGTTCTTTTAGCGAATATCTTTAGGAGTGGAATTGCTGTATTTTTCATATCAATCTTAATCTTTCTCGCGTTTAAAGTACTGGGTTTACTCTTTTCCCAGTATTCTAGTTTATTCTTGACTACCCAACTTGATTGGTATAATCTATTTTTGGTTAATTCATTTCCTCTTGCTAAGATCGCCCGTCAGTTTCTGATAATGCTGGGATCAGGTATTATGTTGTTCTCGGCAGGTTTCTATATCTTTGATAAAAAAGAATTCTAA